In the Aquificaceae bacterium genome, one interval contains:
- a CDS encoding septal ring lytic transglycosylase RlpA family protein — MRRLVFLASLFVSSCSITVREKLPETRGQLRVNCPEVIQTKGFYCKGDRAYSNLLQSGSRVKVISLLTGKSITIAVFRGEEERGICVPARFESLLGGEPFPARIEVERCGIDDRRICPAYIRGLASYYADPYHGRQTPYGRAYDMHGYYAASPDLPLGSLLMVRNLKNGREVRVKVIDRGPLKAGRVLDLSYSAARDLDMIKDGVVEVQAQVLRCGE; from the coding sequence ATGAGAAGGCTTGTGTTTCTTGCATCCCTTTTTGTCTCTTCCTGTTCCATTACGGTGCGGGAGAAACTGCCAGAGACTCGGGGTCAGCTCAGGGTCAACTGTCCTGAAGTTATTCAGACTAAGGGCTTTTACTGCAAGGGAGACAGAGCATACAGCAATCTCCTTCAGAGCGGGAGCAGAGTGAAAGTGATAAGCCTCCTTACGGGAAAGAGCATAACCATAGCGGTTTTCAGAGGGGAGGAGGAAAGGGGTATATGCGTGCCGGCAAGGTTTGAAAGTCTACTTGGCGGTGAGCCATTTCCTGCAAGGATTGAGGTAGAAAGGTGTGGCATAGATGACAGGAGAATCTGCCCTGCCTACATAAGGGGTCTTGCCAGCTACTACGCAGACCCTTACCATGGAAGACAGACACCTTACGGAAGAGCCTACGACATGCACGGCTATTATGCAGCAAGCCCAGACCTGCCTCTTGGCAGTCTCCTCATGGTCAGAAACCTGAAGAACGGAAGAGAGGTCAGGGTGAAGGTAATTGACAGAGGGCCTCTGAAGGCGGGAAGGGTGCTTGACCTCTCTTACTCTGCTGCAAGAGACCTGGATATGATAAAAGACGGTGTGGTGGAAGTTCAGGCTCAGGTGTTAAGATGTGGGGAGTGA